A portion of the Drosophila innubila isolate TH190305 chromosome 3L unlocalized genomic scaffold, UK_Dinn_1.0 0_D_3L, whole genome shotgun sequence genome contains these proteins:
- the LOC117788485 gene encoding mucin-2 produces the protein PINPYPINPYPIDPTPSTPTPSTPTPSSPTPSTPTPSTCVEGEVKENPSNCAEFYKCISGKYVAQVCESGNYWNVTAKKCEKDEGHCATTPSTPTTPTTPATPTPSTPTTPTCVEGEKEENPANCAGYKECINNVMVIRQCPAQTYFDKELQVCVIDADGICVPKVCDPDCCDKPNDWLGSVDKNCSAFIQCLYGNKFQQKCPNNLHFNNLTKECDYPEKVQCEDGAAPPSGPTAGPSGTYCESKGRCVGKPDGTLMADDNNVCSGSYVICQCECEVDFKCPASLVFNVKESVCDWPAKSNCSNNSYSIITNCCVETGIFKTYILSFSKQSTAMRNIYVFTTLLLAVSANSIFGASLENRQYLHVFCRGNSNGIRALVPGSCSKYFECQNGKPIEYTCPKYYDFKTRSCVTYNPGCTLNDPIVFQKTSVKSGDTPCSPTIPPPCTTIRPPCTGNVTPSTPKTSTPSAVTPCSTTTTTTTPCDTTTTTTTTTTTTTTTTTTTTTTTTTTTTTTTTSSDTTTTTTPCDTTTTTTTTTTTTTTTTTPTTTTTTTTTTIATTTTTPCDTTTSTTTTTTTTTTTTTTTTTTTTPTTTTTTTTTTTTTTTTTTTPTTTTTTTTTTTTTPCDTTTTTTTTTTTTTTTTTTTTTTTTTTTSTTTTTTTTTPSDTTTTTTPCDTTPTSTTTTTTATTTTTTTTSTTTTTTTTTTTTTTTTTTTTTTTTTPTTTTTTTTTTTPCDTTTTTTTTTTTTTTTTTTTTTTTTTTTSTTTTTTTTTPCDTTPTSTTTTTTTTTTTTTTSTTTTTTTTTTTTTTTPSDTTTTTTPCDTTTTTTTTTTTTTTTTTTTTTTTTTTTTTTTTTTTTTTTTTTTTTPTTTTTTTTTTTTTPCDTTTTTTTTTTTTTTTTTTTSTTTTTTTPCDPTTTTTPCDTTSTSTTSTTTTTTTTTTTTTTTTTTTTTTTTTTTTTTTTTTTPCDTTTTTTPCDTTSTSTTTTTTTTTTTTTTTTTTTTTTTTTTTTTTTTTTPCDTTTTTTPCDTTTTTTTTTTTTTTTTTTTTTTTTTTTTTTTTTPCDPTTTTTTCRPTTTTTTCRTTSTTSCPITTPTTCSTTTVCVTTEPPCDVTTKPPCASGSSAAISSHNNRKPIRVRPSFRPLPEVLQMAKGSTTTIADVQIQIVCVGKPDGFLLASPERCNDYYICRHGQALKVSCGERYFNGQKGICDLPENTGCVQS, from the exons CCCATCAACCCCTACCCCATCAACCCCTACCCCATCGACCCTACCCCATCAACCCCTACCCCATCGACACCTACCCCATCATCCCCTACCCCATCAACACCCACCCCATCAACTTGTGTTGAGGGTGAAGTTAAGGAGAATCCTTCCAACTGTGCCGAATTCTACAAGTGTATCAGTGGAAAATACGTAGCCCAGGTCTGTGAGAGTGGAAATTACTGGAATGTGACTGCTAAGAAGTGTGAAAAGGATGAAGGACATTGTGCTACCACACCATCCACACCAACCACACCCACTACACcagcaactccaactccatcaACCCCAACCACACCAACTTGCGTAGAAGGAGAAAAGGAAGAGAATCCCGCCAATTGTGCTGGATATAAGGAGTGCATAAACAATGTCATGGTGATTCGACAGTGTCCCGCCCAGACTTATTTCGATAAGGAATTGCAGGTTTGTGTTATCGATGCTGATGGCATATGCGTCCCTAAAGTCTGCGATCCCGATTGCTGTGATAAGCCCAACGATTGGTTAGGATCCGTTGACAAGAACTGTTCCGCATTCATACAATGTCTCTATGGAAATAAGTTCCAGCAGAAATGTCCCAACAATCTGCACTTCAATAACTTAACCAAGGAGTGCGATTATCCCGAAAAAGTTCAGTGCGAAGATGGCGCTGCACCACCCAGTGGTCCCACCGCGGGTCCTTCGGGCACCTACTGTGAGAGCAAGGGCCGTTGTGTTGGCAAACCCGATGGAACCTTGATGGCGGATGACAACAATGTCTGCAGCGGTTCTTATGTGATTTGCCAATGTGAATGCGAGGTGGACTTCAAATGTCCTGCCTCCCTGGTGTTCAATGTAAAGGAAAGTGTCTGCGATTGGCCAGCAAAATCTAATT GTTCCAACAATAGCTATTCCATTATTACAAAT TGCTGTGTAGAAACTGGAATCTTTAAAACATACATTTTGAGCTTCAGCAAACAATCAACAGCTATGCGGAACATATATG TTTTTACCACTCTGCTTCTGGCAGTATCTGCCAATAGCATTTTTGGTGCTAGCTTGGAAAATCGGCAATATCTGCATGTATTTTGTCGAGGAAATTCCAATGGCATTCGAGCTTTGGTGCCAGGCAGCTGTTCCAAATACTTCGAATGTCAAAATGGAAAACCCATAGAATACACTTGCCCTAAATACTATGACTTTAAGACAAGAAGTTGCGTTACCTACAATCCGGGCTGCACCTTAAACGATCCCATAGTCTTCCAAAAGACATCAGTGAAATCTGGGGATACTCCATGCTCCCCAACAATACCTCCACCGTGTACTACAATCCGTCCACCATGCACCGGAAATGTTACACCCTCCACACCAAAAACAAGCACACCCTCTGCTGTAACTCCATGCAGTacaaccaccacaacaacgacTCCGTGTgacacaaccacaacaacaacgactacaactacgactacaacaacaaccactacaacgacaacgaccacaacaacgacaacaacaacgacaactacaacatcGAGTGATACAACAACGACCACAACTCCATgtgacacaacaacaacaactacaactacaacaaccactacaacgacaacaacaacacccacaacaactactactactactacaacGACTATAGcaacgacaaccacaacaCCGTGTGATACAACAACCTCTACAACAACCACTACAACAACCACTACAACAACcactacaacgacaacaacaacaactactcctacaacgactacaacaacaacaacgacaaccactacaacgacaacaacaacaactacccCTAcaacgactacaacaacaacaacaacgacaaccacaacaCCGTGTGATACAACaaccactacaacaacaacgacaacaactacaacaacaacgactacaacaaccacaacaaccacaacaacaactacttcaACAACCACTACTACTACCACCACAACACCAAGTGACacaacgacaaccacaacTCCATGTGACACAACACCAAcatcaactacaacaacgacaacagctactactacaacaacgaccacaacatccacaacaacaactactacaacaaccactacaacaaccactacaacaaccactacaacgacaacaacaacaactactcctacaacgactacaacaacaacgacaaccacaacaCCGTGTGATACAACaaccactacaacaacaacgacaacaactacaacaacaacgactacaacaaccacaacaaccacaacaacaactacttcaACAACCACTACTACTACCACCACAACACCATGTGACACAACACCAAcatcaactacaacaacgacaacaactactacaacaacgaccacaacatccacaacaacaactactacaacaaccacTACTACTACCACCACAACACCTAGTGACACAACGACGACCACAACTCCATGTgacacaacgacaacaacaacaactactactacgACAACCACTACTacaaccaccacaacaacgaccacaacaaccacaacaacaactactacaacaaccactacaacaaccactacaacgacaacaacaacaactactcctacaacgactacaacaacaacaacaacgacaaccacaacaCCGTGTGATACAACaaccactacaacaacaacgacaacaactacaacaaccacaacaacaactacttcaacaactacaaccaccACAACCCCATGTGACCCAACGACGACCACAACTCCATGTGacacaacatcaacatcaactacttcaactacaacaacgacaacaacaactactactacaacaaccactactacaaccaccacaacaacgaccacaactactacaacaaccacTACTACTACCACCACAACACCATGTGACacaacgacaaccacaacTCCATGTGacacaacatcaacatcaactacaacaacgacaacaactactactacaacaacgacaacaacgaccacaacaaccacaacaacaactactacaacaaccacTACTACAACCACCACAACACCATGTGACACAACGACGACCACAACTCCATGTGACACAACAACCactacaacaacgacaacaacaacaactactactacaacaacgaccacaacaacgacaacaacaacaacaactactacaaccACCACAACACCATGTGACCcaacgacaaccacaacaacgtGTAGACcaacgacaaccacaacaacgtGCAGAACAACATCGACGACATCTTGCCCAATCACCACGCCCACTACTTGCAGCACAACAACCGTTTGTGTGACAACAGAACCTCCTTGCGATGTAACCACGAAGCCTCCGTGCGCGTCGGGATCAAGTGCTGCTATCTCTTCGCATAATAATCGCAAACCCATTCGTGTGCGTCCCAGCTTTAGGCCACTCCCAGAAGTACTCCAGATGGCCAAGGgctccacaacaacaatcgccGATGTCCAGATTCAGATCGTGTGTGTAGGAAAACCCGACGGTTTCCTGTTGGCATCTCCAGAACGTTGCAACGACTACTATATCTGCCGTCATGGACAGGCCCTGAAGGTTAGCTGCGGTGAAAGATACTTCAATGGACAAAAGGGTATCTGCGATTTGCCAGAGAATACAGGATGTGTTCAGTCCTAA
- the LOC117789234 gene encoding chondroitin proteoglycan-2, producing MIGTRSMRSLLTLWIILIQNTESFAQFKTGFMFPTSICEGKDGGLFPMFGSCQGYYICNNGIAIVGTCDEKNRFNPTTLQCDDARKVHCPYEMLDDGDQDDIDDMDDMDDIESDLSELESDEMEEPSTTRRPPPTKQKPIVSIVKPNKELQNTSSIERLCLGKKNGVTLVKEGSCTEYYVCKSKHPQLRHCPSQQHFSPHRHICMKVADAKCTFNQESNQEIVYQDTPAVTAGLCSEMKQDALVPHREDCGKFLLCSNMMFLVMDCPAGLHFNAEAKRCDYPKIAQCELQKEEKQTKKSNKKSLSKRKPKKNTL from the exons ATGATCGGAACAAGAAGCATGAGGTCTCTTCTCACTCTTTGGATAATTCTGATCCAAAATACAGAATCTTTTGCGCAGTTTAAG ACGGGTTTTATGTTTCCAACATCCATCTGCGAGGGAAAGGATGGCGGACTGTTTCCGATGTTTGGATCATGCCAAGGATATTACATTTGTAATAATGGAATAGCTATTGTTGGAACCTGCGATGAAAAAAACCGATTTAACCCAACTACTTTACAATGCGATGATGCCCGTAAGGTACACTGTCCCTATGAAATGCTAGACGATGGCGATCAGGATGACATAGATGACATGGATGATATGGATGACATTGAAAGTGATTTGTCGGAATTAGAAAGTGATGAAATGGAGGAACCTTCAACAACGAGACGACCACCacccacaaaacaaaagccgATAGTTTCGATAGTAAAGCCAAATAAGGAATTACAGAATACGAGCTCGATTGAAAGATTATgtttaggaaaaaaaaatggcgtAACTCTGGTGAAAGAGGGCTCCTGTACTGAGTACTATGTGTGTAAATCAAAACATCCTCAGCTGCGTCACTGTCCGAGTCAACAACACTTTAGCCCCCACCGTCATATCTGCATGAAGGTAGCCGATGCCAAGTGTACTTTTAATCAGGAAAGTAATCAGGAGATTGTATATCAAGATACTCCGGCGGTAACCGCTGGTCTTTGCTCTGAGATGAAGCAAGATGCTTTGGTTCCACATCGCGAGGATTGTGGtaaatttttactttgcaGTAACATGATGTTCCTGGTCATGGATTGTCCCGCAggattgcattttaatgccGAGGCAAAGCGTTGTGACTATCCAAAGATCGCTCAGTGTGAGCTGCAAAAGGAGGAAAAACAAACTAAGAAAAGTAATAAGAAAAGTTTAAGTAAAAGAAAGCCGAAGAAAAATACAttgtaa